From one Brevundimonas sp. PAMC22021 genomic stretch:
- the carA gene encoding glutamine-hydrolyzing carbamoyl-phosphate synthase small subunit — MTTKLLPGATGVLALADGTILQGVGVGAVGSALGEVVFNTAMTGYQEILTDPSYMSQILAFTFPHVGNVGVNVEDVEQMGGGSDTSARGAIFRDLPTDPANWRSEGSLDVWMKRRGVVGLAGVDTRALTKAIRDKGAPHAVIAHDPKGRFDLDALVQQAREWTGLVGLDLAKPASTLQSFEWDEGLWAWPEGHPKTEGRKSVVVIDYGVKRNILRALASTGVKVTVVPADTTAEEVLARNPDGVVLSNGPGDPAATGAYAVPEIKKLVESGKPLMGICLGHQMLALALGATTVKMDQGHHGANHPVKDLTTGKVEIVSMNHGFTVDRDSLPDAVTETHVSLFDGTNCGLAVKDKPIFSVQHHPEASPGPTDSLYLFDRFAELMG, encoded by the coding sequence ATGACGACGAAGCTTCTTCCCGGCGCGACCGGCGTTCTGGCGCTCGCCGACGGCACGATCCTGCAAGGCGTGGGGGTGGGCGCTGTGGGCTCGGCGCTGGGCGAGGTGGTCTTCAACACCGCCATGACCGGCTATCAGGAAATCCTGACCGACCCATCCTACATGAGCCAGATCCTGGCCTTCACCTTTCCGCACGTCGGCAACGTCGGAGTGAATGTGGAGGACGTCGAGCAGATGGGCGGCGGCTCGGACACCTCGGCGCGGGGGGCGATCTTCCGCGACCTGCCGACCGATCCGGCCAACTGGCGCTCGGAAGGCTCGCTGGATGTCTGGATGAAGCGGCGCGGCGTGGTTGGTCTGGCGGGGGTCGACACCCGCGCCCTGACCAAGGCCATCCGCGACAAGGGCGCGCCGCATGCGGTGATCGCCCACGATCCCAAAGGCCGCTTCGACCTGGACGCCTTGGTCCAGCAGGCGCGCGAATGGACGGGCTTGGTGGGGCTCGATCTCGCAAAGCCCGCCTCCACGCTGCAGTCGTTCGAATGGGACGAGGGGCTCTGGGCCTGGCCGGAAGGGCATCCGAAGACGGAAGGGCGCAAGTCGGTGGTGGTCATCGACTATGGCGTGAAGCGCAACATTCTGCGGGCGCTCGCCTCGACCGGGGTCAAGGTGACGGTGGTGCCGGCCGACACCACGGCGGAGGAGGTGCTGGCGCGCAATCCGGACGGGGTGGTGCTGTCGAACGGTCCGGGCGATCCGGCGGCGACCGGCGCCTATGCCGTGCCCGAGATCAAGAAGCTGGTCGAAAGCGGCAAGCCGCTGATGGGGATCTGCCTAGGCCACCAGATGCTGGCGCTGGCGCTGGGCGCCACGACCGTGAAGATGGATCAGGGGCACCACGGCGCCAACCACCCGGTCAAGGATCTGACCACCGGCAAGGTCGAGATCGTGTCCATGAACCACGGCTTCACCGTGGATCGCGACAGCCTGCCGGACGCGGTGACGGAAACGCATGTGTCGCTGTTCGACGGCACCAACTGCGGCCTGGCGGTCAAGGACAAGCCGATCTTCAGTGTGCAGCACCACCCCGAGGCGTCGCCCGGGCCGACGGACAGTCTCTATCTGTTCGACCGTTTCGCCGAACTGATGGGCTGA
- the metB gene encoding cystathionine gamma-synthase: MTHRPANPHTIAARTGVDTDTAHGSVMPPLYLSSNYSFAGFNQKRKYDYSRSGNPTRDVLAETLAELEGGAGAVITATGMAAVDLPLSILEPGDLLIAPHDCYGGTCRLLNARARKGHFELKLVDQGDPEALEQALALKPKLVLVETPSNPLLRVVDIADICTRAHAAGAKVVCDNTFLSPALQQPIKLGADFVVHSTTKYINGHSDVVGGAVVSADAADHEQLAWWANCTGVTGSPFDAYLTLRGVRTLFARIERQQATAGRVAEVLAAHPAVKVVHYPGLKSHPNHALVARQQSGPGAMLSFELHGGAEAVRDLVDALDIFTLAESLGGVESLIAHPATMTHAAMTPEQRATAGIGDGLVRLSVGLEHVEDLLADLAPALDQLTSRVREAA; encoded by the coding sequence ATGACCCACCGCCCCGCCAACCCGCACACCATCGCCGCCCGCACGGGCGTGGACACGGACACGGCGCACGGCTCGGTGATGCCGCCGCTGTATCTGTCGTCGAACTACTCCTTCGCGGGCTTCAACCAGAAGCGGAAGTACGACTACAGCCGCTCCGGCAACCCCACGCGGGACGTGCTGGCCGAAACCCTGGCCGAGCTGGAAGGCGGCGCGGGCGCCGTCATCACCGCCACCGGCATGGCGGCGGTCGACCTGCCGCTGTCGATCCTGGAGCCCGGCGACCTGCTGATCGCGCCGCACGATTGCTACGGCGGCACCTGTCGCCTGCTGAACGCCCGCGCGCGCAAGGGTCATTTCGAGTTGAAGCTGGTGGATCAGGGCGACCCGGAGGCGCTGGAACAGGCGCTGGCGCTCAAGCCCAAGCTGGTGCTGGTCGAGACGCCGTCCAACCCGCTGCTGCGTGTCGTCGACATCGCCGACATCTGCACCCGCGCCCATGCGGCCGGGGCCAAGGTGGTGTGCGACAACACCTTCCTGTCGCCGGCGCTGCAGCAGCCGATCAAACTGGGCGCCGACTTCGTGGTCCACTCGACCACCAAATACATCAACGGCCACTCGGACGTGGTGGGCGGCGCCGTGGTCTCGGCCGACGCGGCGGATCACGAGCAGTTGGCGTGGTGGGCCAACTGCACGGGGGTCACCGGCTCGCCCTTCGACGCCTATCTGACCCTGCGCGGCGTGCGCACCCTGTTCGCCCGCATCGAGCGGCAGCAGGCCACCGCCGGCCGCGTGGCCGAGGTTCTAGCGGCCCACCCGGCGGTCAAGGTCGTCCACTATCCCGGACTGAAGTCGCATCCGAACCACGCACTGGTGGCTCGTCAGCAGTCGGGCCCCGGCGCCATGCTGTCGTTCGAACTGCATGGCGGCGCCGAGGCCGTGCGCGATCTGGTCGATGCGCTGGACATCTTCACCTTGGCCGAGTCTCTGGGCGGCGTCGAAAGCCTGATCGCCCACCCGGCCACCATGACCCACGCCGCCATGACGCCGGAGCAGCGCGCCACGGCCGGAATCGGCGACGGCCTGGTGCGCCTGTCCGTCGGGCTGGAGCATGTCGAGGACCTGCTGGCGGACCTCGCGCCGGCGCTGGATCAGCTCACGTCCCGCGTGCGCGAAGCGGCCTGA
- a CDS encoding homoserine O-succinyltransferase, with the protein MTLTETLLEEPRCRPARRPTPARVSISGRAARDIITPIPEGFRLQSGERLGQSRIVGRLHGRAGAPLVIVAGGISAGRFVHRTETNGLGWWSGAVSVRGAIDLDRFQVLSIDFAPEPEAGSEPVTITTHDQARLLALVLDQTGVETAAAFVGCSYGGMVALAFAELFPRRVEQLVVVSAAHRAHPQATAWRGIQRRILQFAVAAGRPEEGVALARQLAMTTYRTAEEFDGRFDGLAPAQAGGAYPVCDYLTARGEAYRTHTTPARWLSMSDSLDRHQITPEAIATPVTLVGFTSDRLVPIDDMRELAARLPTLWRFVEAPSLYGHDAFLKEDALVGDILRTALKDIAA; encoded by the coding sequence ATGACCCTGACGGAAACCCTGCTGGAAGAACCCCGCTGTCGCCCTGCTCGGCGACCGACCCCGGCGCGCGTGTCGATCTCGGGTCGCGCCGCCCGCGACATCATCACCCCCATTCCCGAAGGCTTCCGGCTGCAGTCCGGAGAGCGGCTGGGTCAGAGCCGCATCGTCGGTCGGCTGCACGGCCGGGCCGGCGCGCCGCTGGTCATCGTGGCCGGCGGCATCTCGGCCGGCCGCTTCGTGCACCGCACCGAGACCAACGGCCTCGGCTGGTGGTCGGGCGCCGTGTCGGTGCGCGGCGCGATCGACCTCGACCGCTTCCAGGTGCTGTCGATCGATTTCGCGCCGGAGCCCGAGGCGGGATCAGAGCCCGTCACCATCACCACCCACGACCAGGCGCGCCTCCTGGCCCTCGTTCTGGACCAGACCGGCGTCGAGACCGCAGCCGCCTTTGTGGGCTGCTCCTACGGCGGCATGGTCGCCCTGGCCTTCGCCGAGCTGTTCCCCCGCCGGGTCGAGCAGTTGGTCGTGGTTTCGGCCGCTCACCGCGCCCACCCCCAGGCGACCGCCTGGCGCGGCATCCAGCGGCGCATCCTGCAGTTTGCCGTCGCGGCCGGTCGTCCGGAGGAAGGCGTCGCCCTGGCCCGTCAGTTGGCCATGACCACCTATCGCACGGCCGAGGAGTTCGACGGCCGGTTCGATGGCCTGGCTCCCGCCCAGGCGGGCGGCGCCTATCCCGTCTGCGACTATCTGACGGCGCGGGGCGAGGCCTATCGCACCCACACCACGCCCGCGCGCTGGCTGTCGATGTCCGACTCGCTGGATCGCCACCAGATCACGCCCGAGGCCATCGCGACGCCGGTGACCCTGGTCGGTTTCACCTCCGACCGGCTGGTGCCGATCGACGACATGCGCGAGCTGGCCGCGCGCCTGCCGACCCTGTGGCGCTTCGTCGAGGCTCCCTCGCTCTATGGCCACGACGCCTTTCTCAAGGAGGACGCCCTGGTCGGCGACATCCTCCGCACCGCCCTCAAGGACATCGCCGCATGA
- a CDS encoding homoserine dehydrogenase has protein sequence MSASANLALVSDALEPQPAPEGAQVVVLKFGSSILRGPQDAPRVASAIYGHVRAGRKVVAVVSAFAGHTDALLAEARGLGLPHSNALLPGYVALGEEKAAALVAIACDRVGLDACALSVRELGIVAEGEPEHARPCGLRPDHLKQALDRHEAVIVPGFGAVQPDGRIALLGRGGSDLTAVFLAAELGLDRARLVKDVDGLYDHDPNDHAAPALRYRRASWDVARRLGGSLVQRDAIDLGEARGVEIEVAALDRADGTVIGERSAPPGPAPALQPLKVAVAGCGVVGGGVLNRLLGDPRYQVVGVLVRDPKKPRDVPCPPELFTSSAAELLSRAPDILLEALSEGEAGHAVIRAALEDGCDVASANKQAVSRDPAGLQALADAHGRRVFWSASVGGGSPMIETVRAARAAGEIESFEAVLNGTVNFMLERLGEGAAFAEALADARAAGFAEEDPSSDLEGLDAAAKVRLLAYEAFGQSPEADAVPRDALSAETRPNAALRQIGACRRDGDRLDASVRLRTDTDDALFQSLKGEGNALKVHGVDGRVWRCRGRGAGRWATTESLMADLAEIVRIRRADAGLN, from the coding sequence ATGTCCGCCTCAGCCAACCTTGCGCTCGTCTCCGATGCTCTCGAACCCCAGCCTGCGCCCGAGGGCGCACAGGTGGTGGTGCTGAAGTTTGGAAGCTCGATCCTGCGCGGGCCGCAGGACGCGCCGCGCGTCGCCTCGGCCATCTACGGCCACGTCCGGGCGGGTCGGAAGGTGGTGGCGGTGGTGTCCGCCTTCGCCGGGCACACCGACGCCCTGCTGGCCGAAGCGCGAGGCCTGGGCCTGCCGCATTCCAATGCGCTGCTGCCCGGCTATGTGGCGCTGGGTGAGGAAAAGGCGGCGGCGCTGGTGGCCATCGCCTGCGACCGGGTGGGACTGGACGCCTGCGCCCTGTCGGTGCGGGAACTCGGGATCGTGGCCGAAGGCGAGCCGGAGCATGCGCGGCCCTGCGGCCTGCGCCCCGATCACCTGAAACAGGCGCTGGATCGGCACGAGGCGGTGATCGTACCAGGCTTCGGCGCGGTGCAGCCCGACGGCCGGATCGCCCTTCTGGGACGTGGCGGGTCGGACTTGACGGCGGTGTTCCTGGCGGCCGAGCTGGGTCTGGATCGCGCACGGCTGGTGAAGGACGTCGACGGCCTCTACGACCATGACCCCAACGACCACGCGGCGCCGGCTCTGCGCTATCGCCGGGCGTCGTGGGACGTGGCGCGGCGGCTCGGCGGATCGCTGGTCCAGCGTGACGCCATCGACCTGGGTGAGGCGCGCGGGGTCGAGATCGAGGTGGCGGCGCTGGACCGCGCGGACGGCACGGTGATCGGCGAACGTTCGGCTCCGCCCGGGCCCGCCCCCGCGCTCCAGCCCCTGAAGGTGGCGGTCGCTGGCTGCGGCGTGGTGGGCGGCGGCGTGCTGAACCGGCTGCTGGGCGATCCGCGCTACCAGGTCGTCGGCGTGCTGGTGCGCGATCCCAAGAAGCCGCGCGACGTGCCTTGTCCGCCCGAACTGTTCACCTCCAGCGCCGCCGAGCTGCTGTCGCGCGCGCCGGACATCCTGCTGGAGGCGCTGTCGGAAGGCGAGGCGGGCCATGCGGTGATCCGCGCCGCGCTGGAAGACGGCTGCGACGTGGCCAGCGCCAACAAGCAGGCGGTCAGTCGCGATCCGGCGGGGCTGCAGGCGCTGGCTGATGCGCACGGCCGCCGCGTCTTCTGGTCGGCGTCGGTCGGCGGCGGATCGCCGATGATCGAGACGGTGCGCGCCGCCCGCGCGGCCGGCGAGATCGAAAGCTTCGAGGCCGTGCTGAACGGCACCGTCAACTTCATGCTGGAGCGGCTGGGGGAGGGGGCAGCCTTCGCCGAGGCGCTCGCCGACGCCCGCGCGGCCGGGTTCGCCGAAGAGGATCCTTCGTCCGATCTGGAGGGACTGGATGCGGCGGCCAAGGTGCGCCTCCTGGCCTATGAAGCGTTTGGACAGTCGCCCGAGGCCGATGCGGTGCCGCGCGACGCCCTGTCGGCTGAGACCAGGCCGAACGCGGCCCTGCGCCAGATCGGCGCCTGTCGTCGGGACGGCGATCGGCTGGACGCCTCCGTGCGCCTACGGACAGATACCGACGACGCCCTGTTCCAGTCGCTGAAGGGCGAGGGCAATGCGCTCAAGGTGCATGGCGTGGACGGCCGGGTCTGGCGCTGCCGGGGACGAGGGGCTGGACGCTGGGCCACGACGGAAAGCTTGATGGCGGACCTGGCCGAAATCGTGCGAATTCGTCGCGCGGACGCCGGTCTGAACTGA
- the thrB gene encoding homoserine kinase codes for MAVFTPVTEADARAFLGGYDLGDLCALEPIAEGIQNTNYRVETEHGRFVLTLFEERTDADVLPFCLGLTAHLAVRGFPAATLMADRAGRWLGRLNGRDAAMVEWKPGDWLRAPDLQAQATAGATLARLHRLGADFPEQRANPLGPAAWRALADRCATKAFGEDRRLLDRVNAALDRLGELPRHLPSGPIHADFFPDNVLFEDDRVSAVIDFYYGCTDAFAYDLAIALSAWGFDAEGEVQPHAIAAFRRGYESVRPLTRAEAEALPRLGEAAALRFTLTRLHDRIFHDPTKLVTPKDPAVFLRRLDGWRTLEAAA; via the coding sequence ATGGCCGTCTTCACGCCGGTGACCGAAGCGGACGCGCGCGCCTTTCTGGGCGGCTACGATCTCGGCGATCTGTGTGCGCTAGAGCCCATCGCCGAGGGCATCCAGAACACCAACTACCGGGTGGAGACCGAGCACGGGCGTTTCGTGCTGACCCTGTTCGAAGAACGCACAGACGCAGACGTGCTGCCCTTCTGCCTGGGGCTGACGGCGCATCTGGCGGTGCGGGGCTTTCCGGCCGCGACGCTGATGGCGGATCGGGCGGGGCGCTGGCTGGGTCGCTTGAACGGCCGTGATGCGGCCATGGTCGAATGGAAGCCGGGCGACTGGCTGCGCGCGCCTGACCTTCAGGCGCAGGCGACGGCGGGCGCGACCTTGGCGCGACTGCATCGGCTGGGCGCCGACTTCCCTGAGCAGCGGGCCAACCCACTCGGACCGGCCGCCTGGCGGGCGCTGGCCGACCGGTGTGCGACAAAGGCGTTCGGAGAGGATCGAAGGCTGCTGGACCGGGTCAACGCGGCGCTGGATCGCTTGGGCGAGTTGCCCCGCCACCTGCCCAGCGGACCGATCCACGCCGACTTCTTTCCGGACAATGTGCTATTCGAAGACGATCGGGTGTCCGCCGTGATCGACTTCTACTACGGCTGCACCGACGCCTTCGCCTACGACCTGGCCATCGCCCTTTCGGCCTGGGGCTTTGATGCGGAAGGGGAGGTCCAGCCGCACGCGATCGCGGCCTTTCGGCGCGGCTATGAGAGCGTGCGGCCGTTGACGCGGGCGGAGGCGGAGGCTCTGCCGCGCCTCGGCGAGGCGGCGGCGCTGCGGTTCACCCTGACGCGGCTGCACGACCGCATCTTCCATGATCCGACCAAGCTGGTGACGCCCAAGGATCCCGCGGTGTTCCTGCGCCGGCTCGATGGATGGCGAACGCTGGAGGCCGCCGCCTAG
- a CDS encoding ZIP family metal transporter, with protein MSNGASAWQFLLVAGVPALASVIGGLIALKLKTSSLLLSLAVGLAGGVLLGTFAFEMLPEALEIVGVAGTVLAFIGGFACVYLFDLWVNRWRTAGDKADQKRRVDRFHGRKPPRGSSISVLAGGTSGEELIEGLSIGVGLAINPATGLMVALAVTIDNLAEALSIGELARADGAQEQDKRGVGKQVLGWTGLIGAALFVSAAAGFFLLRALPEPVLAALLAAGAGGMFYLTVTQLAPEAQSHQYQQSSAIAIAAGFLIAMALANLGG; from the coding sequence ATGAGCAACGGAGCCTCAGCCTGGCAGTTTCTGCTGGTCGCGGGCGTACCGGCGCTCGCTTCGGTGATCGGCGGCCTTATCGCGCTGAAGCTGAAGACCAGTTCGCTGCTGCTGTCGCTGGCGGTGGGTCTCGCGGGCGGGGTCCTCCTGGGCACGTTCGCCTTTGAAATGTTGCCGGAGGCGCTCGAAATCGTGGGCGTGGCCGGAACCGTGCTCGCCTTCATCGGCGGCTTCGCCTGCGTCTATCTGTTCGACCTGTGGGTCAACCGCTGGCGCACGGCTGGGGACAAGGCGGACCAGAAGCGGCGCGTCGATCGCTTCCACGGCCGCAAGCCGCCGCGCGGCTCTTCCATCTCCGTGCTGGCGGGCGGCACCAGCGGCGAGGAGCTGATCGAGGGGCTCAGCATCGGCGTGGGCCTGGCCATCAACCCGGCGACCGGCCTGATGGTGGCGCTCGCGGTCACCATCGACAATCTGGCCGAGGCGCTCAGCATCGGCGAACTGGCGAGAGCCGACGGAGCCCAAGAACAGGACAAACGCGGCGTCGGAAAACAGGTGCTGGGCTGGACCGGCCTGATCGGCGCAGCCCTGTTCGTCTCGGCAGCGGCCGGCTTCTTTTTGCTGCGCGCCCTGCCCGAGCCGGTGCTTGCGGCGCTGCTGGCGGCGGGCGCCGGCGGCATGTTCTATCTGACGGTGACCCAGCTCGCGCCCGAGGCCCAGTCGCACCAGTACCAGCAGTCGTCGGCGATCGCGATCGCCGCAGGCTTTCTGATCGCCATGGCGCTGGCGAACCTGGGCGGCTAG
- the thrC gene encoding threonine synthase, whose protein sequence is MTVSSAHYLSTRGQAPRADFAEALLRGMALDGGLYMPEAWPTLSAQATREGRSYKAIGMDVLPAFIGDALPAGALARALDTLVAGFDHPAVTPLVQLEDGLFLLELFHGPTAAFKDLAMQLVASLADEALQASGERLTLLTATSGDTGAAAVRAFAGKDRIRLVVLHPLDRVSAVQRRQMTTVQADNVLNLAVRGDFDDCQQLVKGLLAEEALREHGRLSSVNSINWARLAGQIPYYVSAAAQLGEPATFVVPTGNFGDAFAGVATRHMGLETHGFIAAVNQNDALARAINNGVYSRRPAVESGSVSMDVQAPSNFERLVFEASGRDAERTRGVFETFARDGAVAFEPDLLASLRAEVSAVSIDETETRAEIAHAHQRWGQVVCPHTAVALAAARRHDRASGPVIALSTAHASKFGGFVSQMLGFEPEPAPVIQALGDRPERLTIIDKAPDAALSAVRAFTA, encoded by the coding sequence ATGACCGTCTCCAGCGCCCACTATCTCTCCACGCGCGGCCAGGCGCCGCGCGCCGACTTTGCGGAGGCCCTGCTGCGCGGCATGGCGCTGGACGGCGGCCTCTACATGCCGGAAGCCTGGCCGACCCTGTCGGCGCAGGCGACGCGCGAAGGCCGCAGCTACAAGGCGATCGGTATGGACGTCCTGCCGGCCTTTATCGGCGACGCCCTGCCTGCCGGCGCGCTGGCGCGGGCGCTGGACACGCTGGTCGCGGGCTTCGACCATCCGGCGGTGACGCCGCTGGTGCAGCTGGAGGACGGGCTGTTCCTGCTGGAGCTGTTCCACGGCCCCACCGCCGCCTTCAAGGACTTGGCCATGCAGCTGGTGGCGTCCTTGGCGGACGAGGCGCTGCAGGCGTCCGGCGAGCGGCTGACCCTGCTGACCGCCACCTCGGGCGACACCGGGGCCGCCGCCGTGCGGGCGTTCGCGGGCAAGGACCGCATCCGCCTGGTGGTGCTGCACCCGCTCGACCGCGTCTCGGCCGTGCAGCGCCGCCAGATGACGACAGTGCAGGCCGACAATGTCCTGAACCTGGCGGTGCGCGGCGATTTTGACGATTGCCAACAGCTGGTGAAGGGGCTGCTCGCCGAGGAGGCCCTGCGCGAACACGGTCGCCTGTCCTCGGTCAATTCGATCAACTGGGCGCGGCTGGCGGGACAGATCCCCTACTATGTCTCGGCGGCGGCGCAGCTGGGCGAGCCCGCGACCTTCGTCGTGCCGACCGGCAACTTCGGCGACGCCTTCGCCGGCGTGGCGACCCGGCACATGGGGCTGGAGACGCACGGCTTTATCGCCGCGGTGAACCAGAACGACGCCCTGGCCCGGGCCATCAACAACGGCGTCTATTCGCGCCGCCCGGCGGTGGAGAGCGGCAGCGTCTCCATGGACGTTCAGGCGCCGTCCAACTTCGAGCGGCTGGTGTTCGAGGCGTCGGGCAGGGATGCGGAGCGCACCCGCGGCGTCTTCGAAACCTTCGCCCGCGACGGCGCTGTCGCCTTCGAGCCGGATCTTCTGGCCTCCCTGCGCGCCGAGGTTTCCGCCGTCTCTATCGACGAGACCGAAACCCGCGCCGAGATCGCCCATGCGCACCAGCGGTGGGGACAGGTCGTCTGCCCCCACACCGCCGTGGCCCTGGCCGCCGCGCGTCGCCATGACCGTGCAAGCGGGCCGGTGATCGCCCTGTCCACCGCCCACGCCTCCAAGTTCGGCGGCTTCGTCTCGCAGATGCTGGGCTTCGAGCCTGAGCCCGCGCCGGTGATCCAGGCTTTGGGCGATCGGCCCGAGCGGCTGACGATCATCGACAAGGCGCCGGACGCGGCGCTTTCGGCCGTCCGCGCCTTCACCGCCTGA
- a CDS encoding aspartyl protease family protein, protein MRRRDILVRLGLLGVGLGGAWWLRDNVIWRGPQIGYAEGGSSGWLPYARRRAPTPTVEVEVAGRRVAALVDSGAQFSVIDAALFAGLGVAETFSMPLIAYGVGGNPQLGRGATVDVAVGELRLNGLRAAILQLGPLASERGLGTPLILGQDVLRELVLDLDTVGRRLRLSRQEDHQAPAGLTSIEVRRADRGLSAAVTVEGAEIQAVVDTGASALLAVSREAAEGAGLLDGRESRQGASIVLGGSTRADIVRARTVTFGDTLVEDAEVAIFADVAVPGFPRALLGMEAFAGRQVVMDLGRARLLASEALDITVGAPRRR, encoded by the coding sequence ATGAGAAGACGCGACATTCTGGTCCGCCTGGGCCTGCTCGGGGTCGGCCTCGGCGGGGCCTGGTGGCTGCGCGACAATGTGATCTGGCGCGGACCCCAGATCGGCTACGCCGAGGGCGGGTCCAGCGGCTGGCTGCCCTATGCGCGGCGACGCGCGCCGACGCCCACGGTCGAGGTCGAGGTGGCCGGGCGGCGCGTGGCGGCCCTGGTCGACAGCGGGGCGCAGTTCTCGGTCATCGACGCGGCCCTGTTCGCCGGACTGGGCGTGGCCGAGACCTTTTCGATGCCGCTGATCGCTTATGGCGTCGGGGGCAATCCTCAGCTGGGGCGCGGCGCGACCGTCGATGTGGCGGTGGGCGAACTGCGGCTGAACGGGTTGCGCGCCGCGATCCTGCAGCTGGGGCCGCTGGCGTCGGAGCGCGGACTGGGCACGCCGCTGATCCTGGGTCAGGACGTGTTACGCGAACTGGTGCTGGACCTCGACACCGTCGGACGGCGCCTGCGCCTCAGCCGCCAGGAGGATCACCAGGCGCCGGCGGGCCTGACATCTATCGAGGTGCGCCGCGCCGACCGGGGTCTTTCGGCCGCCGTGACCGTCGAGGGCGCGGAAATCCAGGCGGTGGTCGACACCGGCGCCTCGGCGCTGCTGGCCGTCAGCCGCGAGGCGGCGGAAGGGGCGGGCCTCTTGGACGGCCGCGAGAGCCGTCAGGGCGCCAGCATCGTGCTGGGCGGCTCGACGCGGGCGGACATCGTGCGCGCCCGCACCGTCACCTTCGGCGACACCCTGGTTGAGGACGCCGAGGTCGCCATCTTCGCCGACGTGGCCGTGCCCGGCTTTCCTCGCGCCCTGCTGGGCATGGAGGCCTTCGCCGGTCGCCAGGTGGTGATGGACCTCGGGCGGGCGCGGCTGCTGGCGTCGGAGGCGCTGGACATCACCGTCGGAGCGCCGCGCCGCCGCTAG
- a CDS encoding neutral zinc metallopeptidase, whose product MRWQGGRTGGGIEDRRGMGGGAIAGGGIGVTVIALIGYFVFGIDPNTTQQVASQFGGAGAAQQQGAVGTPQDQAGRFVDVIGANVNDVWTAKIQGYQPPKTVIYEQGTPTGCGFGQSAMGPFYCPTDQTVYLDLGFWREMETQLGASGADFARAYVIAHEFGHHVQTLTGASQQVRQAQQRAAGEAQANRYSVALELQADCYAGVWAANAAAVSNGQVALEAGDLQEGMRTAQAIGDDTLQRRGGGRVSPESFTHGSSAQRVEWLQRGYQSGDPAACDTFQGL is encoded by the coding sequence ATGCGTTGGCAGGGCGGACGGACGGGCGGCGGGATTGAAGACCGTCGCGGCATGGGCGGCGGCGCCATCGCCGGCGGCGGCATCGGCGTCACCGTGATCGCCCTGATCGGCTATTTCGTCTTCGGCATCGACCCCAACACCACACAGCAGGTCGCCAGCCAGTTCGGCGGCGCCGGCGCCGCCCAGCAGCAGGGCGCGGTCGGCACGCCCCAGGATCAGGCCGGTCGCTTCGTCGATGTGATCGGCGCCAACGTCAACGACGTCTGGACCGCGAAGATTCAGGGCTATCAGCCGCCTAAGACGGTCATCTACGAACAGGGCACGCCGACCGGTTGCGGTTTCGGCCAGTCGGCCATGGGACCCTTCTACTGCCCGACCGACCAGACGGTTTACCTGGACCTAGGCTTCTGGCGCGAGATGGAGACGCAGCTGGGCGCATCCGGCGCCGACTTCGCCCGCGCCTATGTCATCGCCCACGAGTTCGGCCACCACGTCCAGACCCTGACCGGCGCCTCGCAGCAGGTGCGTCAGGCGCAACAGCGCGCGGCGGGCGAGGCCCAGGCCAACCGCTATTCCGTCGCGCTGGAGCTTCAGGCCGACTGCTACGCCGGCGTCTGGGCCGCCAATGCGGCGGCCGTGTCGAACGGGCAGGTGGCGCTGGAAGCCGGCGACCTTCAGGAAGGCATGCGCACCGCCCAGGCCATCGGCGACGACACGCTGCAACGCCGCGGCGGCGGCCGCGTCTCGCCCGAAAGCTTCACCCACGGTTCGTCCGCCCAGCGCGTCGAATGGCTGCAACGCGGCTACCAGTCCGGCGACCCCGCCGCCTGCGACACCTTCCAGGGGCTCTAG
- a CDS encoding type 1 glutamine amidotransferase domain-containing protein, with translation MAQTLSGKTVAVLATDGVELVELTEPVKALKEAGATVEILSLKAGEFQGFDHLTPGDKVTADKAVADADASSYTGLLLPGGVANPDQLRADKDAVAFVRAFFEAGKPVAAICHAPWLLIEAGVVEGRTLTGFESIRTDLKNAGANVVNEEVVVDKGLVTSRCPDDIPAFNRKMIEEFAEGRHQGQAEQTQQAVAR, from the coding sequence ATGGCCCAGACCCTTTCGGGCAAGACCGTCGCCGTCCTCGCCACCGACGGCGTGGAGCTGGTGGAGCTGACCGAGCCGGTCAAGGCGCTGAAGGAAGCCGGCGCGACCGTCGAGATTCTCTCCTTGAAGGCCGGCGAGTTCCAAGGCTTCGATCATCTGACGCCCGGCGACAAGGTGACGGCCGACAAGGCGGTGGCCGATGCGGACGCCTCGTCCTACACCGGGCTGCTGCTGCCGGGCGGCGTCGCCAATCCGGACCAGCTGCGCGCCGACAAGGATGCGGTGGCCTTCGTGCGCGCCTTCTTCGAGGCCGGCAAGCCGGTGGCCGCCATCTGCCATGCGCCCTGGCTGCTGATCGAGGCGGGCGTGGTCGAGGGGCGCACCCTGACCGGCTTCGAGAGCATCCGCACCGACCTGAAGAACGCCGGCGCCAATGTCGTCAACGAAGAGGTGGTGGTCGACAAGGGTCTGGTCACCAGCCGTTGCCCAGACGACATTCCCGCTTTCAATCGCAAGATGATAGAGGAGTTCGCCGAGGGTCGTCACCAGGGACAGGCCGAGCAGACGCAGCAGGCCGTCGCCCGCTGA